In one window of Pirellulales bacterium DNA:
- a CDS encoding aminopeptidase P family protein, which yields MEPLNVPNLTVSGCRGRQARLREVLTERKLDVALIGDRRHVYYFTGFWCRPLYNPLVLIERNGGTTISVPFAGEHEIAADKVFTYESNRFCTLVDDQWSAALDCLRPDLSSSQRLGGDGVIPFTLGPMAACEDLRPAIWTLRRTKDEDELALLRCAVAATERAYRAAFDALRPGITEVELFAVIQGAMAEAVGEFIGEIGNDFQICSPGGPPRRRAGQAGEIAVLDLSIVLRGYNSDLCRSFVVGRQPSEPQLAAWRQIEQTIAALEAKCRPGMRCQQLFDLAAEMLDGFRGWKFGHHLGHGIGLCPHEAPRLNPNWDDTLEIGDVFTMEPGLYGKELRAGMRIEQNYALTNSGLIRLSEFPSSLA from the coding sequence ATGGAACCACTCAATGTACCTAATCTCACTGTTTCGGGCTGCCGTGGCCGGCAAGCTCGCTTGCGTGAAGTGCTAACCGAACGCAAGCTGGATGTGGCCCTGATCGGCGACCGACGGCACGTTTATTATTTTACCGGATTTTGGTGCCGGCCGCTCTACAATCCACTTGTGCTGATCGAACGGAACGGAGGCACGACGATTAGCGTTCCCTTTGCGGGCGAACACGAAATCGCCGCCGACAAAGTTTTCACCTATGAATCGAACCGCTTCTGCACGCTGGTGGACGATCAGTGGAGTGCAGCGCTCGATTGCCTGCGGCCGGACCTTTCTTCATCGCAGCGCCTCGGAGGCGACGGAGTCATTCCGTTTACGCTCGGGCCAATGGCGGCCTGCGAAGACTTACGACCGGCGATTTGGACACTCCGTCGCACCAAAGATGAAGACGAGTTGGCGCTGCTGCGCTGTGCCGTCGCGGCCACTGAGCGCGCCTATCGAGCAGCTTTCGACGCACTGCGGCCCGGCATTACCGAAGTGGAACTGTTTGCCGTCATTCAAGGCGCCATGGCCGAAGCAGTCGGCGAATTCATTGGCGAAATCGGCAACGATTTCCAAATCTGCTCGCCTGGCGGACCGCCGCGCCGTCGCGCCGGCCAAGCGGGCGAGATTGCGGTGCTCGATCTCTCCATCGTTTTGCGCGGTTACAACAGCGACCTCTGCCGCAGCTTCGTTGTCGGTCGGCAGCCGAGTGAACCTCAACTAGCCGCGTGGCGGCAGATCGAGCAAACCATCGCGGCGCTCGAGGCCAAGTGTCGACCGGGCATGCGCTGTCAGCAACTTTTTGACTTGGCCGCTGAAATGCTGGACGGCTTTCGCGGATGGAAATTCGGCCATCACCTCGGCCATGGCATCGGACTGTGCCCACACGAAGCGCCACGGCTGAATCCTAACTGGGACGACACCTTAGAAATCGGCGATGTCTTCACGATGGAACCGGGACTTTACGGCAAGGAACTTCGCGCTGGGATGCGGATTGAACAAAACTATGCACTGACAAATTCGGGCTTAATTCGATTATCAGAATTTCCATCATCTTTGGCGTGA
- a CDS encoding cellulase family glycosylhydrolase — protein MRTNCRNGLFAGFAKRLLGATIFFAVGEMLLADDVVQMPWIAVSADRRGFATLPSGKSFVPYGFNYDHDEAGRLIEDYWGAEWKKIEDDFAEMKTLGANVVRVHLQLGKFMATADRPNEQSLARLAKLMSLAEQMELYLDLTGLGCYHKHDVPAWYEKLDESARWEVQANFWKAVAAQCADSPAVFCFDLMNEPVAPANNDHQDWLGPAFAGKHFVQMIGLETRDRPRSEIARAWIAKLVAAIRTVDRRHLVTVGLVDWSLDRPGLTSGFVPKQIAGELDFLCVHLYPEKDRVDAALKTLQGFAVGKPVVIEETFPLKCSQAEFRRFLNRSEEMAAGWIMFYWGTPVGELRSSTGIEDAILLQSLEAFQQHLEQLRSAQATPPCNQG, from the coding sequence ATGCGAACCAATTGCCGCAACGGTCTTTTCGCTGGTTTCGCCAAACGGCTCCTCGGTGCAACGATTTTCTTCGCCGTCGGCGAAATGTTGTTGGCCGATGACGTCGTCCAGATGCCCTGGATTGCGGTTTCGGCCGATAGGCGTGGGTTTGCTACCCTGCCCAGCGGCAAATCGTTTGTTCCGTACGGCTTCAATTACGATCACGATGAAGCGGGCCGCCTGATTGAAGACTATTGGGGGGCCGAGTGGAAAAAAATCGAGGACGATTTTGCGGAAATGAAAACGCTGGGTGCGAATGTCGTGCGGGTTCATTTACAGCTCGGTAAATTCATGGCCACCGCCGATCGGCCCAACGAGCAGTCGCTCGCACGACTGGCGAAGCTGATGTCGCTCGCCGAGCAAATGGAGTTGTATCTCGATCTCACCGGGCTTGGCTGTTATCACAAGCATGATGTGCCAGCATGGTACGAAAAGCTGGATGAGTCCGCGCGCTGGGAAGTTCAAGCGAATTTTTGGAAAGCGGTCGCGGCGCAATGTGCCGACAGCCCAGCGGTTTTTTGCTTCGATCTCATGAACGAACCCGTCGCGCCGGCGAATAACGATCATCAAGATTGGCTAGGCCCGGCGTTTGCCGGCAAACATTTTGTCCAGATGATCGGGCTAGAGACTCGCGACCGCCCGCGCTCAGAAATCGCCCGCGCGTGGATTGCCAAGCTCGTCGCGGCAATTCGCACGGTCGATCGGCGGCATTTGGTGACAGTGGGCTTGGTCGACTGGAGCCTCGACCGGCCGGGGCTAACCTCTGGTTTTGTGCCCAAGCAAATTGCCGGCGAGTTGGATTTCCTGTGCGTGCACTTGTACCCAGAAAAAGATCGCGTCGATGCAGCGCTAAAAACGCTTCAAGGCTTTGCTGTCGGCAAGCCGGTCGTGATCGAAGAAACCTTTCCGCTAAAATGTTCGCAAGCAGAATTTCGCCGTTTTCTCAATCGTTCAGAGGAAATGGCGGCTGGTTGGATCATGTTCTACTGGGGTACGCCTGTGGGTGAATTGCGCAGCTCGACAGGGATCGAAGATGCGATACTACTGCAATCGCTGGAAGCGTTCCAGCAACATCTTGAACAGTTGCGATCTGCGCAAGCGACACCGCCATGCAACCAGGGTTGA
- a CDS encoding cysteine dioxygenase family protein has translation MARTLDELIGYLETLTGRAPVDDLMREMKELEIELEDVASHLRFSEKAYARNLVRMGDWYSVLVLCWRNGQRSPIHDHAGSSCGVRILLGTATETLFDFAPNGAVKATFSRDLPQGHRTASEDQDMHQISNLQAGGREPVTLHVYSPPLMRMGTYLLTDASRGQEFMLPEYCQAGGI, from the coding sequence ATGGCGCGCACGCTTGACGAACTCATCGGCTATCTCGAAACGCTCACTGGCCGAGCGCCGGTCGATGATTTGATGCGCGAAATGAAAGAGCTAGAAATCGAACTCGAAGACGTTGCCAGCCATTTGCGGTTTTCCGAAAAAGCATACGCTCGCAACTTGGTTCGGATGGGCGATTGGTATAGCGTGCTGGTCTTGTGCTGGAGGAATGGGCAACGTTCACCGATTCACGATCATGCCGGCTCAAGCTGCGGCGTAAGAATTCTCCTAGGCACCGCCACGGAAACGCTGTTCGACTTTGCGCCGAACGGCGCCGTGAAAGCCACGTTTTCGCGCGACCTTCCGCAAGGTCATCGCACGGCGAGCGAAGATCAAGACATGCATCAGATTTCTAATCTGCAAGCCGGTGGCCGTGAACCGGTGACTCTGCATGTATACTCGCCTCCACTGATGAGGATGGGCACTTATTTGCTGACCGATGCTAGTCGCGGGCAGGAGTTCATGCTTCCTGAATATTGCCAAGCGGGCGGTATTTGA